atcctggatgagctgcactacctgagccacttgtgtgggttgtagactccgtctcatgctatcactagagtgaaagcaccgccagcattcaaaagtgaccaaaacatcagccaggaagcataggaactgagaagtggtctgtggtcaccacctgcagaaccactacttaattgggggtgtcttgctaattgcctataatttccacctgttgtctattccatttgcacaacatcatgtgaaatttattgtcaatcagtgttgcttcctaagtggacagtttgatttcacatttttttgagcagtgtatttcaatAATAAACACAGCcagaattatttaaaaaattaaggGGGAAATTAAAATGTAATCACAATGACCAACCATACCGAAAGAAACttttaaaaatgaaataaatattttattaTGTTTTGACATGACCATGTAGTACTGCGACATGACGTCAAAGATGCGACACACGTGGTTTGCGGAAATGAACACATACCAATAGCGTAAGCTTTCTGGAATCTACTTTGTATTAAATTATTCGTGAATTACACTAATATTTGAGTTGTACAACAGCACAATTTATTGCACAGCATGGCAACCGATGCTAAAAGACTCAaggtagagatatggtttatttTGCTAAGCTACATACTTGTATGTTGGAAAACGCGTTGTTGTTAGTGATgcgactagctagctagctcatgggtTCACGATTTCAAGTtatttcttttttatttattttacctttatttaaccaggcaacgttcttattttcaatgacggcctgggaacagtgggttaactgcctgttcaggggcagaacgacagattgtgtaccttgtcagctcgggggtttgaactcgcaaccttcaggttactagtccaacgctctaaccactaggctacgctagcTTGAAAGTTACCAACCCGTAGGAATAACTAGCAAACCATGTGAATAAGAATCTTTGATagtggtgtttttttttttttttgcacgtGTCAATATGTTTAATCTTACCAGTCTGCATCATTGATTATTTGGTCATGGGAGTCTGATGGTGTGATGATCCTTGTTTCCTGTGTAGACAGAGGGCAGCGACCCTCTCCAGAGCTTCCTACAGTGGTGTGAAGGAGTGGGGCTGAAACTCAACAACAAGGTAATCACAACAATCAGAAAGCGTACAAAGACATTGTCTGCAATTTGTAAAATGCCATGTATTTCACATACCTACAGGAGTATTGGGGGTGGAACTCACCAGACTATTGCTATGGGTTCTGTGTTAATGGTCATTCAGTTGTATTCATTCTCCAAGGTGTACATCAGCAATGAGGGCACAGTGGCAGAGTATGGCATGCTGGCTAAGGAGGACATAGATGAAGGAGAGTTGCTCTTTACTATACCCAGAATGGCTCTTCTGCACCAAGGCACCACCAAGGTCCTGGCTGTGCTGGAGGAgggtgagaccacacacacacacacacacacacacacacacacacacacacacacacacacacacacacacacacacacacacacacacacacacacacacacacacacacacacacacacacacacctcttgttGGAGGCCCCCAAAGAAAACATCTGTTCCTCCCTAGGTAAAGCATCTCTGGAGAACACGTCTGGATGGGTGCCCCTCCTCCTGGCACTGATGTATGAGTACACATCTTCCCAGTCCCACTGGAGGCCTTACCTATCCCTCTGGTCTGACTTCACAGCTCTGGATCACCCCATGTTCTGGTAAGTGCAAACGCATACCGTATGTTCTAATATTCTTGAGTTGAGTAAACTGTTGCATTTGAGTATTCTGAGTTGTATTTTGTGGATGTGATTTGTAGGTCAAAGGATGAGCGGGACAGACTCCTGAAGGGGACAGGGATCCCAGAGGCGGTGGATACTGACCTCACCAACATCCAGAAAGAGTACAAAGACATCGTCCTACCTTTCATTACGTTACACCCTGACCTGTGGGACCCAGAGAGACATACACTGGACCTCTACAGAAGCCTGGTGGCTTTTGTCATGGCTTACAGGTGAGGTTGTATGGCTCAGGCACCAAGGAAAGCAtgaggaggagtggggtgacaggCTTTCTACTAAGCTGCTTGTACATTTGGAACATATTGCAGAGGTCTTCACGGGTTCAAAAAGTTAGACCTGTTCCGAACTGGGTCCATGGCTTTCCCACCTGACCAGATGTGCATacattaaaacattttaaaaccaAGACCTGTTCCGAATGGACCTGAGAACAATCAGACCAGTTCCCAAAACGGCCTGTGGAAAAACAGATCCAAACAGACCGTGCCATTTCGGATCCGAGAgaagaaagagcgagaaagaaacCTCTGACCGGCCGCTACCAGTGCCATCAATAAATGAGCGATATTGGCCAAATGATACACAGTTGTGTCCTTAAAAACTGCCTATAAcccaataaaaaaaatatatacaaaaatcaTCGATGTGTAGCATATTCAAAATGTTATATCCTATTGTTTGTCCACCTCAATGTTCAGCTGTCAGAGATTTGAGTGCTAAACACATCAAGCATTGTATTTATATAGGCCTAAGCCTAAGCGCCACTGTATGATATTAATATTTAAAATATAAAGCAAGAGAAACCTAGCTCTAGAGACCAAGAGAAAGATCGAGGAGTGCCAGCGCCATGTTCCCAACATCGACATGCATTTCTTTATGCTTGTCAGATAGTTAACTACCGCTATAGAGATATAGTCGTAAAGAAGGGGGCAAATTTGTTCATTTTCAAtcagaatatttttttttacaaaggtAAGCATAATATTGTTCGATTTAAAGGAGTAACCGGTGGGCCTAAAACAGTCTTCTGCACCTCAAGTTCAGGAGTCAGTTGAAACGCTGATGTGCACTGCCTTCATAGCTAAGCCTAATAATAGCCATAACACACTAAACCTTCAAATGTTTCGTATCTTTATTAGGGTAATATCAAAAGTAGGCCTGAGTCATGTTATTGGGAAAATATGAACAGGTTATTATATTGCATATTGCATTCTATCTCAACAGAATTAAACAAAACACGTGTCGCATATCCTATTTAAAGAACTGGTTTAAACCTAAACAAAAGTTTTGTACAGGCCTAGCTTGCTGAAATTACCAACAAAGCAGGTGCCTACCGCAGACCTACCCAACAAATTACAGCAATAGGCTAATGCTATTTATTTTACAACAggtctattttttttttaaccaatcTTCAACTAAATAATTAGAACAAAATTAAGACAGTTCGAACACAATTTTTAAAATGTATCAACAAAATGAAACAATACTTTTTGCATATATAAAGAACTGGCTTAGATGTTTTAAATATgcctacaataataataatgatgataaaaCAAATGATAATAAATACAAGTTAGAAAATTGTTGGACCCGTGAAGACCGCTACTGCAAAGCAATCGGTTACACTTCAAAGGTGCATAATTGAACAGTTACAGAAGTTGATAGTACTTCTATGTTATAAGTCAATATCTTTGTATTTACAATTTAAGCCCATATTTGTATTATTCATTTCACACAAATCACTGATAAAGCTGAAGTGTAACTAGATAACCAAGCTAAGGAACAGCAAATTAAAATGTTGCTGATGTGTTTTGGGGGAACCAGGTTTGTTTCTGGCAGCATACGTTCAACCCAGATTCTCTACAATATTGCTTCAAAAGCCACTCCTGTGATTGGGTGATGATTTCCACACAACACACCCCTCTTGTGTGATTGGATGATTTACACACACCACATACCAGGTCACCTAACATAGCAGGTGTGAAAGAAACACACAACTAGTTCCCCTACATACTGTTCTTGATGAGAAGAAAAAAACTGTCAAggggttctcttctgcactgttcaaccaattcagtaaatgtggaggagttaagatggagtgGAGTGTTACAATCCAAAAGTGGAAGTCGCGTGACTCATCACAGGCTCTTttcccatttcccctgaaaaccggAACATCCGGTTGTTGGGGACTCGGCAGAGGCTACACCCCAGGTGAGACCAGTGTCTTACTATACAGTACTATAAGGAAAAACTTCATGGCTGTTTAAACAACATTCACCCTGTCCCTCATTACTTGTGTCCAGCTTCATGGTCCATCAAGCTTTGGAGGTGATTTACCTGTCAAGGATTTGTCTTCAGTATGTTGTCCATTTTGATGGAACGGCTGGAGTGTTTGATGCTTTTGTAGTGCTACTGATACTCTTCAAGTGCTGATCAGTTTGCTGTTTGGCTCTGAATACAATCCCATAATCCACTCTATTTCTCATTTCCTCTGCAGTTTCCAGGAGCCCctggatgaggaggatgaggatgagaaGAACCCCAATCCTCCCATGATGGTGCCCATTGCAGACATGTTGAACCATGTGTCAAATCACAACGCCAATCTGGAATACACACCCGTGAGTAAAACCCCCCTACAGTTGACATTCTGTTCACTAATCCTATATAGTGGGTGTATAGCAAGAATATAATATGtcctttttctctctgcattcaCAGGAGTGTTTGAAGATGGTATCAGTGCGAAGTATCCGGAAAGGAGAGGAAGTGTTCAACACATATGGTCAGATGGCCAACTGGCAGCTCCTACACATGTATGGCTTTGCCGAGCCATATCAAAGTAATAGCAACGACACGGCAGACATACCCATGTCCAATGTATACAAAGCAGCTGTGCAAGGTGATTACTGATCCGACAACTAATACACAAACTGAATCAACCCAAATGAGACCAGATTTCTAAATTGTCCTTATGGTTTTGACAAATTCACGTCTGTTCCATCCTCTTCCACATCTCAGTGACTCGGTCTGAAGCCGAACAGCGCCTCCTTGTGGAGAAGTGGAGTCTTTTGTGTGAGATGGAGATGGTTGGAGACAAGGGAGTGTTTATCTTCGGAAAGTCAGGGTCCCTCACTGACACAGAGATGTACACAACGCTCAAGGTAACCATATTAAGAGCTCATAATTGAATATTTAAGCAACGAGGGGGTGGGGTATTTGGCAAATACACCACGGCTGttcttagtcgtggtatattggccagaTCACAAACCCCAAGGTGCCTTAATTGCTGTAAAAGTGGTATGTGGtccgatataccacggctttcagcattcagggctcgaaccacccagttcatAATCAAGACTATCCAGTATactactggggcggcagggtagactagtggttagagagaacccctgagctgacaaggtacaaatctgcccctgaacaggcagttaacccactgttactaggccatcattgaaaataagattttttttcttaactgacttgcctggtaaaataaaaaaaatacattgtttGCCTCTCCCTAGATCCTGTGCATGTCAGTAGAGGAGTTTGAGGACTTCAGAGAGAACGAAGGCTGGGAGGAGGCAGATGATGACGAGGAGAAAATGTTGCAGGCACTCTCCAACGAGGGCCTGCCTAGTCTGACCCCTCTCTGGAGGCATCTGGTGCACGCTGCAGTCCGCTTCACATTGGACTCTTATGGGGAGGACATGCTGAAAGACAAGGTGCTGCTGGAAGATGAAGATGGCTATGCAAAACTGAGCAGCCGGCAGAGGAGAGCACTCCAGGTCCGCTACGGACAGAAGACTATCCTGCATCAGCTTCTGGAGCTCACCAAACCATAAGTTGCCACAAAAAGCACACCGATTTATGATCTCCACTCAAAACAAGCCTAAAGGGTTAGAGCCAGTGGCCAGCTTTAGGCCTATTGTAACTGAACATATTTGGAAAACTGATTTAACTGTATATCCTTGTGAATTTGTATGTGACTGATGAGCAATGGCTTCTTTGAGACTGTTGGAAGTACTGCGCCATACAAGGTCCTTCATGAGTCACTATAAGTTACCCAAACCGGTGGCTGCAGCTTTCGAGTGAACTGCTTGATCGTAATGTACACTGCTATCATGTTTTGCATAATAAAACAAACAGCAGTCTCCATTTGTTATCACTGAGGGAAACAAATGCAGTTGAATTGTTTAATGAGTTAACTACAGTATGCATACAGGAAATAAGTAGCAAGAACTAAAGGACTACAAAATACACACGGACCAATACATTTACAAAACATTCAAAATCCTTACAAAATGGGCTGTATTGGTCCACAATTTGGATCTTTGTACAAATTAAGGTTCAATTAGTCATTTCAAATTTTCCAAGTGCCAGGGAGAACCTAACACACTTTAAAATGGAAAGACCATTGACCCCCACCACACCCCAAGCAGATAAAGGAGTGAACCCAGGAGAATCTAGTGCACTGCCTTTCTTCCCACTCAAATCAAATTAGGCTGCTTTTTATTAAATCCACTATCCATTAAGCCTCAACGCAAATAAATCAGTCAAGAAATATGCAAAACGAACAATGTAGGAGACAAAACAGGGCTTTGgtagtgagtgaatgtgtgtctgTACACGTATCATCTTTACATGTTAGATAATTTGTTGGACACTCCTTTCAGACATGGAGCTCTCTCCCTTTTAATATTTACATCAAAATTATATTAAACAGCATTCAACTTCTCCATATCCAggccccctccccccaaaaaactcAGATCTATGAGCAGCAGTCCTTAAACTTCAAATCAGCGTTTCCAGTTCATCCAGTGCTAACAGTAATgtaggggaagggggggggggcatctgtGGGGTAGGTCCAGGGATTGAGGGTTTGGCCCTAGCATCTCCTGCTGACTAACTGGCACCAGTGCCCTCCATCACCTGCTGAGCCTGCTTTTGCCCCATGCAGCACTGAGCCACTGACTGGaacaacctgagagagagaagacagcggAGGGCTTTTAATCCAAGTCCTTCCATTGCAGCTTATCTTAGAATGATATTTCTTTGTTGTTGAATAAAGCAGAGCATGAACACAACATGCTGCTAACTGGTTATCCTCCAGCATCTACTCTGCAGGTGAAGTCATCTCAGCTGAGTGAGAAGCCAACTCTGGTAGAGAGTGAATGAGCACATACTTTTCGATCTCCGGGGCACAGTGCACAAAGTCGTGGCTCCAGAACTTGAAGGCAGGGTTCTTGATGAGCTCGATGAACGTGATGAGCAGTCCCCAGGGGTGAGGCCTGTTAACAATCAGCCTCTCCAGAAGAACCCTGCAGACAGGAGCAAAAGCTACTTAAAATACACTTGGAAAGGAAACAGATCCATGAAATGCAGGTAGTTCTGCAATGCCTGGTTTTCAGATGCAATAACTTTTTGTAGAGAACAACATTTACCTGGTGATCTGCTCCTGGATTGCCTCCGTGTTGGCCTCAGCAAACAGGTAGAGCATGGTGCAGCTGAAGTAATGGGTGTGGCTGTTTGGGTAGCGCAGCTGATTAGCAATCGCATTCAGGAAGAGATAGCGCCCTGGGAACAAAGGAATGAGAGAATACCACTGTatacaaaaaacaaaacaaaaagtttgcttttgtgtgtgtgtgtgtgtgtgtgtgtgtgtgtgtgtgtgtgtgtgtcttaccctcAGTGTCCAGGTCCACAGCCAGGTTCTGGAAGATGTCCATGTGGGCTGAGTGAGTGATGGTGCTCATGGAGGGAGTGCTGCCCTTGTTGTGGATGTGTGCGATGGCCTGGGTCCCCACATACAGCACCAGTGCATTGATCAGCTGGATGTTGTAACGATTGCCTGGCTCATTTGACACCTAGAAGAGGGTTGTTGGGTAAAAAGGGAGAACAAAAATGTAAAACCAACACTACGCAATGGAAGGAGACTAGTTTTGTTTCCAGATTGCATTGCTTAGATCTACAGACACGCAATGAAACCCCCATGTATGATGATACTTCAGAAACAACGCATGACAAAAATCCACATTTGAACATTCGCTCAGAGTCAAAACTTAACCTGGTCTAAAGATGTGTCGTTGTGCTGCAAATACTTCCAGGGACCCAGAGTGGCGCCCCCTACCTGCAGATTGCTGCGGAGCTCAGAGAGGAAGGTGACAGGGGAGCGCGTCTTGAGGTACGAGTCCAGATCCTTCTTGAACTGAGAGGGCATCACTCCGGTGAAGTTAGTGAGGATGCGTGGAGCAATATTGATCTCGCTGAGCATGTCAACCTAGTAAAGAaaaagtaaaacaaaaaaaatattgaCTAAACCTTAAAAGTTACAGAAGACCATTTCctgtgtaataatgtatttaggGTCTGTCATTCAGCTTTACCTTCAGATTGGGAGTGAAGGGGTCTGGAAGTCTCATATTACGTGGGAAGGCACTCAGGATCAGGTTGCGGAGCTGGATGCAGTTGGGCGGGATGACATCACAGAAGCCATAGTGGTAGTCACACAGGAACTCTGGGaagtcatgcagcaagacaagcAGGACACGCAGGGTACCCTGAGGACAGGAGAAaaatccagtcagtcaggttactAGTCATTtcaagggggaaaaaaacaaacatttagagCAGTTTACATACCTTGTAGAGGATTTGCATAGGTTTGTTGAGCTCAACATTCCTCAGGAAGGGCGCTAGGTATTTGAAAAGATCAATGAGTAGCTGGGCATACATGGGCCAACCCTAAGACAAAATAAAGCAAAGGTTATCAATGGTTGCTTTTAAGCAGCAAAAACACCCACCCAGACATTGCATTAACACGTTAGTGACTTGTCCTTGCCTTCTGCTGAGGGGTGTGTGCCAGCATCCTGGCGATGAAGATCCGGTGAGAGATCAACTCCAGCCAAGCGTAGACAAAGCCAGGGGCTTTGGTAGGCCTCAGGATGTGGAAAGTGTTGCTGTGGATATATGGGGAAAAGAAATATACATCATACGGAGTTGAGGAAAGTAACCTTTAAGATGTCTTGACAATCAGTGATCAATATTGTCTAACAGACATGGCAGCATTTACCAGAAGGCAGTGAGGGTCTGGAAGTTGATGGTCTCCAGCACATGCTCGGGGGCATTGAGCTCAAGCAGCAGCATGATGAAGATGCGGTGGTAAGGCAACTGCTGAAACTCTGTCTGTCTTACATCATGGTCCTGGATCAGCACTCCAACCACAATACCTAGAACCTGAGACCAGTCAAGGGGCATTCAGGTGAGCATAGTAATCATGACATCAAGAGCATTTCTTATCTTAAATCTGATGTGtatgaaaaaaagaaaaaaaaaagaaacatttaGTTGACATTGCAGTTTGAGGTTTTCAAATGTAAGATTGTCTTTGAGAGATCTTTACAAAACAGAAAGCTTATTATTCAGCCTCCATGGTGAGCATCCTCCTAATTCTTACCTTGTTGAGCAGGTTGATCTTGGTGACTGTGTTGGTGGCCTCTCCAGAGTGCTTGACCAGCAGAGCGATGAGGCGAACAAAGGCGTCCAGGTTGTGGTAGCACTTGGCTCTGATGATGGCGGCGCTGGCCGCAGGATTGTGCTGCTGCTCGGCCTGGGCGCGGTAGCTGATCTCCACACACATCTCTGTGCACAGCCGGAAGAAACGTGTGATCAGGTCATCGGTCTTCAGAATGCCCTGCTGGTGCATCTGGGGA
This sequence is a window from Oncorhynchus gorbuscha isolate QuinsamMale2020 ecotype Even-year linkage group LG01, OgorEven_v1.0, whole genome shotgun sequence. Protein-coding genes within it:
- the LOC124034425 gene encoding N-lysine methyltransferase setd6 isoform X1, which codes for MATDAKRLKTEGSDPLQSFLQWCEGVGLKLNNKVYISNEGTVAEYGMLAKEDIDEGELLFTIPRMALLHQGTTKVLAVLEEGKASLENTSGWVPLLLALMYEYTSSQSHWRPYLSLWSDFTALDHPMFWSKDERDRLLKGTGIPEAVDTDLTNIQKEYKDIVLPFITLHPDLWDPERHTLDLYRSLVAFVMAYSFQEPLDEEDEDEKNPNPPMMVPIADMLNHVSNHNANLEYTPECLKMVSVRSIRKGEEVFNTYGQMANWQLLHMYGFAEPYQSNSNDTADIPMSNVYKAAVQVTRSEAEQRLLVEKWSLLCEMEMVGDKGVFIFGKSGSLTDTEMYTTLKILCMSVEEFEDFRENEGWEEADDDEEKMLQALSNEGLPSLTPLWRHLVHAAVRFTLDSYGEDMLKDKVLLEDEDGYAKLSSRQRRALQVRYGQKTILHQLLELTKP
- the LOC124034425 gene encoding N-lysine methyltransferase setd6 isoform X2; protein product: MLAKEDIDEGELLFTIPRMALLHQGTTKVLAVLEEGKASLENTSGWVPLLLALMYEYTSSQSHWRPYLSLWSDFTALDHPMFWSKDERDRLLKGTGIPEAVDTDLTNIQKEYKDIVLPFITLHPDLWDPERHTLDLYRSLVAFVMAYSFQEPLDEEDEDEKNPNPPMMVPIADMLNHVSNHNANLEYTPECLKMVSVRSIRKGEEVFNTYGQMANWQLLHMYGFAEPYQSNSNDTADIPMSNVYKAAVQVTRSEAEQRLLVEKWSLLCEMEMVGDKGVFIFGKSGSLTDTEMYTTLKILCMSVEEFEDFRENEGWEEADDDEEKMLQALSNEGLPSLTPLWRHLVHAAVRFTLDSYGEDMLKDKVLLEDEDGYAKLSSRQRRALQVRYGQKTILHQLLELTKP